A window from Pangasianodon hypophthalmus isolate fPanHyp1 chromosome 4, fPanHyp1.pri, whole genome shotgun sequence encodes these proteins:
- the nsun6 gene encoding tRNA (cytosine(72)-C(5))-methyltransferase NSUN6 isoform X2 encodes MMSEINRSVFPQIALRSEVQEYLHNVYTNKELVSELGKEEAEKVFDSLLSCLSHPPSLTCLRASTHIHTLQDIEHRLEQHLAQQQVSGCYSDRVSTPILPHPQLPDVLLLPVIGPRDVSILNAEVIVGAQCGSAVLRGAHVFAPGVLSAPKFMKAGDVVSVFSDAEGKCTRGAKDFQGKKVFLGNGVCVMNRSDIFCAEGPVRGVAIKMVDALYQSPSFDGVLPNEVFLQNLPSVVVGHVLGPRPGERILDMCAAPGGKTTHIAALMANQGVVVALDKIKSKVEKITENAQALRLHCIKAHCYNSIQAVCSDLTHSCSTDTPPFPEESFDRILLDAPCSGLGQRPNMALNYSLKEVCSYQPLQRKLFRTAVQLLKKGGVLVYSTCTVTLAENEEQVAWALKTFPCLTLEPQEPHLGSQGMPGAELSCDQRRLLQRFRPELSWHRATESHASEDLLLKANTDTIGFFIAKFSKR; translated from the exons ATGATGTCTGAGATAAACAGGAGTGTTTTCCCACAGATAGCCTTAAGGTCTGAAGTGCAGGAATATCTTCACAATGTCTACACGAACAAAGAG cTCGTGTCTGAACTCGGAAAGGAGGAGGCAGAGAAAGTGTTTGATTCACTGCTGTCCTGTCTGTCCCACCCGCCATCACTCACCTGCCTGAGAgccagcacacacatacacactctacaggACATAGAACACAGGCTGGAGCAGCACCTtgcacag CAACAAGTGAGTGGTTGTTACAGTGACAGGGTTTCCACTCCCATCCTTCCTCACCCACAGCTTCCAGACGTGCTGCTGCTGCCAGTCATAGGGCCGAG GGATGTGAGTATTCTGAATGCTGAAGTGATCGTCGGTGCACAGTGTGGCAGTGCGGTATTGAGAGGAGCTCATGTCTTTGCTCCGGGTGTCCTCAGTGCACCTAAGT TTATGAAAGCAGGTGACGTAGTGTCAGTGTTCTCAGATGCGGAGGGCAAGTGTACACGAGGAGCTAAAGACTTCCAGGGGAAGAAGGTCTTCCTGGGGAATGGCGTGTGTGTGATGAACCGTTCTGATATATTTTGTGCAGAAGGACCAGTGAG AGGTGTGGCCATTAAGATGGTGGATGCTCTTTACCAAAGCCCATCTTTTGATGGCGTGCTGCCAAATGAAGTGTTCCTGCAG AACCTCCCATCAGTGGTGGTGGGACATGTTTTGGGGCCTCGTCCTGGGGAGAGGATTTTGGACATGTGTGCAGCTCCTGGAGGAAAGACTACACATATAGCTGCTCTCATGGCTAATCAG GGAGTGGTAGTGGCTCTGGACAAGATCAAATCCAAAGTAGAGAAGATCACTGAGAATGCTCAAGCTCTAAGGCTGCACTGCATTAAAGCGCACTGTTACAACAGCATACAGGCCGTCTGCTCTGATCTTACCCACAGCTGTAGTACAG ACACTCCTCCATTCCCAGAAGAGAGTTTTGATCGGATATTATTAGACGCTCCATGCAGTGGGCTGGGACAGAGACCTAACATGGCACTCAACTACAGTCTCAAGGAAGTGTGCTCATACCAGCCTTTACAGAGAAAACTCTTCCGCACG gctgTGCAGCTCTTGAAAAAGGGAGGTGTGTTGGTGTATAGTACCTGCACTGTAACACTTGCTGAGAATGAAGAGCAGGTGGCCTGGGCATTGAAAACGTTCCCGTGTTTAACTCTGGAGCCACAG gagcCACACCTTGGATCACAAGGCATGCCTGGAGCTGAATTATCATGTGACCAGCGGAGGCTGCTGCAGAGGTTCCGCCCAGAATTATCATGGCACAGGGCTACTGAGAGTCACGCCTCAGAGGACCTCCTGCTAAAAGCCAACACGGACACTATCGGGTTCTTCATAGCAAAATTCAGCAAGAGATAA
- the nsun6 gene encoding tRNA (cytosine(72)-C(5))-methyltransferase NSUN6 isoform X1, with amino-acid sequence MMSEINRSVFPQIALRSEVQEYLHNVYTNKELVSELGKEEAEKVFDSLLSCLSHPPSLTCLRASTHIHTLQDIEHRLEQHLAQQQVSGCYSDRVSTPILPHPQLPDVLLLPVIGPRDVSILNAEVIVGAQCGSAVLRGAHVFAPGVLSAPKFMKAGDVVSVFSDAEGKCTRGAKDFQGKKVFLGNGVCVMNRSDIFCAEGPVRGVAIKMVDALYQSPSFDGVLPNEVFLQNLPSVVVGHVLGPRPGERILDMCAAPGGKTTHIAALMANQGVVVALDKIKSKVEKITENAQALRLHCIKAHCYNSIQAVCSDLTHSCSTADTPPFPEESFDRILLDAPCSGLGQRPNMALNYSLKEVCSYQPLQRKLFRTAVQLLKKGGVLVYSTCTVTLAENEEQVAWALKTFPCLTLEPQEPHLGSQGMPGAELSCDQRRLLQRFRPELSWHRATESHASEDLLLKANTDTIGFFIAKFSKR; translated from the exons ATGATGTCTGAGATAAACAGGAGTGTTTTCCCACAGATAGCCTTAAGGTCTGAAGTGCAGGAATATCTTCACAATGTCTACACGAACAAAGAG cTCGTGTCTGAACTCGGAAAGGAGGAGGCAGAGAAAGTGTTTGATTCACTGCTGTCCTGTCTGTCCCACCCGCCATCACTCACCTGCCTGAGAgccagcacacacatacacactctacaggACATAGAACACAGGCTGGAGCAGCACCTtgcacag CAACAAGTGAGTGGTTGTTACAGTGACAGGGTTTCCACTCCCATCCTTCCTCACCCACAGCTTCCAGACGTGCTGCTGCTGCCAGTCATAGGGCCGAG GGATGTGAGTATTCTGAATGCTGAAGTGATCGTCGGTGCACAGTGTGGCAGTGCGGTATTGAGAGGAGCTCATGTCTTTGCTCCGGGTGTCCTCAGTGCACCTAAGT TTATGAAAGCAGGTGACGTAGTGTCAGTGTTCTCAGATGCGGAGGGCAAGTGTACACGAGGAGCTAAAGACTTCCAGGGGAAGAAGGTCTTCCTGGGGAATGGCGTGTGTGTGATGAACCGTTCTGATATATTTTGTGCAGAAGGACCAGTGAG AGGTGTGGCCATTAAGATGGTGGATGCTCTTTACCAAAGCCCATCTTTTGATGGCGTGCTGCCAAATGAAGTGTTCCTGCAG AACCTCCCATCAGTGGTGGTGGGACATGTTTTGGGGCCTCGTCCTGGGGAGAGGATTTTGGACATGTGTGCAGCTCCTGGAGGAAAGACTACACATATAGCTGCTCTCATGGCTAATCAG GGAGTGGTAGTGGCTCTGGACAAGATCAAATCCAAAGTAGAGAAGATCACTGAGAATGCTCAAGCTCTAAGGCTGCACTGCATTAAAGCGCACTGTTACAACAGCATACAGGCCGTCTGCTCTGATCTTACCCACAGCTGTAGTACAG CAGACACTCCTCCATTCCCAGAAGAGAGTTTTGATCGGATATTATTAGACGCTCCATGCAGTGGGCTGGGACAGAGACCTAACATGGCACTCAACTACAGTCTCAAGGAAGTGTGCTCATACCAGCCTTTACAGAGAAAACTCTTCCGCACG gctgTGCAGCTCTTGAAAAAGGGAGGTGTGTTGGTGTATAGTACCTGCACTGTAACACTTGCTGAGAATGAAGAGCAGGTGGCCTGGGCATTGAAAACGTTCCCGTGTTTAACTCTGGAGCCACAG gagcCACACCTTGGATCACAAGGCATGCCTGGAGCTGAATTATCATGTGACCAGCGGAGGCTGCTGCAGAGGTTCCGCCCAGAATTATCATGGCACAGGGCTACTGAGAGTCACGCCTCAGAGGACCTCCTGCTAAAAGCCAACACGGACACTATCGGGTTCTTCATAGCAAAATTCAGCAAGAGATAA